Within the Paenibacillus sp. AN1007 genome, the region TCCAATATCCTTAAATTCAGTGGTGTATCCCCTGTGCGTGTAACCGAGATTAGTCCGATTCGCAAGTCTACGGAAACGTTCCGTCAGAAATGGCTGGATAAAGTGAAAGAAATGGGTGTGAAGCAGGCAAGGTGAATATCGGACTAACAAGAACAAGATGATCAACATGAGTAATGTGTAATGAGATAAAGCCTATGAGGTGATCTGGCATTGAAATGCCGCAAGAGCATTCACATGGGCAGTACACGATAAAGGGAAATATCAAAGAGACGAAGCGGCACAAATCCGCTTCGTCTCTTCTTCGGCACACACTTAAGGGTGCAGCTGATAATCATTGATTTTAATATTATTTCACCACGTCCGATTGTTTTTTGCCCCAGCTGTTCACCCCATCATCTTCAATAATGGAGATGGCTGCATCTGCAATGTCCGGGTTCGCCATCAGTTTCTCCTGAATTCGGAATTTGATATCGTCTGCATCTGCGAGGCTCAGGCCTTTGGTCAGCTCAATCAAACCTTCGACATGGTAATAACGGCCTTCCTGAATGATGCGCATCATCTGGATGTCGGCAACATGGCTGTCCGCCAGAATCGTCTGGGATACCTTGTCCTCGATATCCTGAGGCGCTGCGACACCGATCAATCCAATCATGTTGTCGTAGCCGACACGGAAAGCTACAGCGATCATCAAACATCCAATGATGGTGGTAACAATACCGTCCAGCAAAGCAAAGTTGGTTAGTGCAATAACGACAACGGACACGAGCGCAAGGGCTGCCCCAAGCACAGCTACGACATCTTCATAGAATACGAGGCGGGTCGGAGGTGCAGCGCGTCCTACGTTTTTGATCGCTGCAGGTACGAGTGCCAGTCCTGTCGCTTTTGGCGCGCGGGCTTCCTTGAGAATTTCCTTCATCGCTTTGATGAGGATTGCGCCGTCGATCGCAATATTAAGCACAAGCACACCAATGTTGATCCACAGCCCACCCGAGTGACCAGCAGGATGCTGGAGCAGGTGAATGCCTTCATGAATCGTTTCATAGGCCATGATCGTTACTACAATAACGGCAATCATGCAGAAAATGTTGATGACCCGTCCGAATCCGGTCGGAAAGCGGCGTGTAGGCTGCTTCTCGGATAACACACTTCCGACAAAAACAAACCCTTGGTTAATGGCATCGGCGAGTGAATGCATCGCTGAAGCAAACATGGCGCCGCTGCCGCTGAAGATAAAGGCTCCTCCCTTACACAGCGCAAGTATGGCATTTCCGGCCATAGCTACGGCAGAGGATGTGTTTCCTTTTTTGACGAGAGACATAAAGCTCTCTGACTTCGGTTGTTCAGCCACTTCGGTAGTTCCTCCCAGATAATATGTAGTTGATGTAGAAAGACAGTCCTTGTTCCGGTAGTTTGTGCATTTCACTAAATGTTATTATACTCGCCTTCGCATCTCCCAGCATTATGAAAAAATGGTCATATCGCCATCCAACAAAATCCGGCTGTCGCTGCGTGCCAACTTAATATTCGATTGCTTCTATCTCACGCAGATTACGATTGGACTGCTCCAGCAGCTCCGTGAAGGTTTCAGCTGTGTAATAGACAAAGTCAGGATCGTGTGTGAACATAATGATCTGCCCATATGTTCCCTGCTCTGCTGGGTCAAAGTCCAGCATTAAATACAGTGAGCCGCCCCCCAGCTTACCAAAGGTAATCCACGACTTCTGATGCAGATAAGGTTTGATTCGCGGATCCAGCTCAAGCATTTCTTCCTTGGAAAAGTAGTCTTCCATCGGAATCTCTACCGTACCGTCGTTTTCCTGCTGCATCTGTTCCAGCGATAACATGTAGAAGACATTGTCCTCATTTCGTGCTGCATCGCCTGGGAACAGGACATGAAAGGCATATCCACTACCATTTTTACGTTTGTAAAATGCCCGGAAATCGGGTGGGAGACGTATACCGTAATGCTGTTCGAACGAATCCAGTTCCTCATCAGCTGCCCCTTCCCGTTCGCGGTAAGCTTCCAGCAGCTCCTGGTTTTCCTCGTCCTGAACCTTTTCTTCCAACAGTTCCAGCAGCTCATCCATTAATTCATCGATACGCTGTTCCGATCTCGGCTCTGACATGTTGTTTCGCCTCCTTAGGAGAGTGGATATTCCAAAACGTATCCGGTATCCTATTCGTTTTGGTGTGAATACATGATTCAACTTATACTATAAAGTTACTCCAAAAGCTTGTACAAGAAACGATAGACCCAAGGCGGGAGCTCTATATATTGAACTAATTTGATGTATAAAAGTGCACTCGTGCTCTATGCAGCTGCGATTTGCTATCTTTAACAACCCCAAAAAAGCGTGAGCGGCAGGGGACCCTGCGACTCACGCTTTCGCGCATCTATAGTGTACATCTTATATCTTACTGGAACTGTATCCATATCTATATCTGTATTGCTGCATCCGCGATTTTCATATCTCTAATATTTCTTGTATTCACAGTCTCATGCGTCCAGCTTATTCAAATTTCCAGCAGGACAGACTCAGGTTTCCAAGCTGATATGCCCGGAACAAGAGGGAGGCTTGCTTTTTTGCATCTCCTGCACCCATTGCCAGCAGTAGAGGTACAAAATGCTCTGGTGTAGGGACTGCAGCCTGAGCAGACGGTGCAGTTTTGTCATAAGCAAAGAGAGCATCCGTATCCCAGCGCTCCAGCTTATCCTGCAGCCAGCTGTCGAATTCTAAGGCCCATGAATCCACACCTGTACTTTCCCAGTTCAAACGTCGCAGGTTGTGCACCGTTCCCCCGCTGCCGATGACCAGAATGTCTTGTTCACGCAGCGAGACGAGTGCTTTACCAATCTGGTACTGCTGCTCGCCTGTCAGGTAACGGTTAACAGACAAAGCCACGACAGGGATGTCTGCTTCAGGATAGAGCAGACGCAGTACAACCCATGCTCCGTGGTCGAGGCCGCGCATATCATCGGTCTGTACAGGGATTCCCGCCTCGGTTAGCCGTTTGACGACTTCAGCAGTTGTTTCGGCATGCCCCTCCGCCGGATATTTAATCTGGTAGAGTTCAGGCTGAAAACCGCCGAAATCATAGATCGTGTCATATGATCCGCTTACAGAGGAGACAAGCTGTGTGTTCGATTCCCAGTGAGCGGAGAACAGCACGATTGCTTTTGGCTTGGGCATCTCCTGCCCCAGTTTTTGCACGAACTCAGTGTAAGCATTCTCCTCGAGCGCCAGTGAAGGAGCGCCATGAGCGATAAACAGAGATGGCATCATGATTCTTTCATTCCTTTCGTATCTTCAGTCGTTACCTGGATATCCGTTTGCAGGAAATGTTGAAGTTTGGCGTATAACTCAGGGGTCACGGTATGACCGCCGCTGTATGGTACATAAGTGACATGGTCAGTGTACTTTCGGAAGAA harbors:
- a CDS encoding SMI1/KNR4 family protein, translated to MSEPRSEQRIDELMDELLELLEEKVQDEENQELLEAYREREGAADEELDSFEQHYGIRLPPDFRAFYKRKNGSGYAFHVLFPGDAARNEDNVFYMLSLEQMQQENDGTVEIPMEDYFSKEEMLELDPRIKPYLHQKSWITFGKLGGGSLYLMLDFDPAEQGTYGQIIMFTHDPDFVYYTAETFTELLEQSNRNLREIEAIEY
- a CDS encoding cation diffusion facilitator family transporter, with amino-acid sequence MAEQPKSESFMSLVKKGNTSSAVAMAGNAILALCKGGAFIFSGSGAMFASAMHSLADAINQGFVFVGSVLSEKQPTRRFPTGFGRVINIFCMIAVIVVTIMAYETIHEGIHLLQHPAGHSGGLWINIGVLVLNIAIDGAILIKAMKEILKEARAPKATGLALVPAAIKNVGRAAPPTRLVFYEDVVAVLGAALALVSVVVIALTNFALLDGIVTTIIGCLMIAVAFRVGYDNMIGLIGVAAPQDIEDKVSQTILADSHVADIQMMRIIQEGRYYHVEGLIELTKGLSLADADDIKFRIQEKLMANPDIADAAISIIEDDGVNSWGKKQSDVVK
- a CDS encoding class III extradiol ring-cleavage dioxygenase, giving the protein MMPSLFIAHGAPSLALEENAYTEFVQKLGQEMPKPKAIVLFSAHWESNTQLVSSVSGSYDTIYDFGGFQPELYQIKYPAEGHAETTAEVVKRLTEAGIPVQTDDMRGLDHGAWVVLRLLYPEADIPVVALSVNRYLTGEQQYQIGKALVSLREQDILVIGSGGTVHNLRRLNWESTGVDSWALEFDSWLQDKLERWDTDALFAYDKTAPSAQAAVPTPEHFVPLLLAMGAGDAKKQASLLFRAYQLGNLSLSCWKFE